Proteins from a single region of Pseudomonas quebecensis:
- the kynU gene encoding kynureninase produces MTSRSHCQTLDAQDPLAPLRACFALPQGVIYLDGNSLGARPVASLARAQQVIAQEWGEGLIRSWNSAGWADLSLRLGNRLAPLIGARDGEVAITDTTSINLFKVLSAALSVQRQRAPTRRIIVSEASNFPTDLYIAEGLAELLQQGYSLRLVDGPDELTQAIDADVAVVMLTHVNYKTGYMYDMRGMTALSHECGALTIWDLAHSAGAVPLDLHQAGADYAIGCTYKYLNGGPGSQAFVWVNPALVDLVRQPLSGWFGHTRQFAMESSYAPSAGIARYLCGTQPITSLAMVECGLEIFEQTDMASLRRKSLALTDLFIALVQTRCAAHGLQLITPREHAKRGSHVSFEHPEGYAVIQALIARGVIGDYREPRIMRFGFTPLYTSFTEVWDAVEILGEILDNNTWDQPQFKVRHSVT; encoded by the coding sequence ATGACCTCCCGAAGCCATTGCCAAACCCTGGATGCCCAGGACCCGCTGGCACCGCTGCGTGCATGCTTTGCCTTGCCCCAAGGCGTGATCTACCTGGACGGCAACTCCCTCGGCGCACGCCCGGTGGCATCGCTGGCGCGGGCGCAACAGGTGATTGCCCAGGAGTGGGGCGAGGGCTTGATTCGCAGTTGGAACAGCGCGGGCTGGGCAGACCTGTCCCTGCGCCTTGGCAACCGCCTGGCCCCACTGATCGGCGCACGCGACGGCGAAGTCGCAATCACCGATACCACTTCGATCAACCTGTTCAAAGTGCTCAGCGCCGCACTGAGCGTGCAGCGCCAGCGGGCGCCGACGCGCAGGATCATCGTCAGCGAGGCCAGCAACTTCCCCACCGACCTGTACATCGCCGAAGGCCTGGCCGAGTTGCTGCAACAGGGCTATTCACTGCGCCTGGTGGACGGCCCGGACGAGCTGACCCAGGCCATCGACGCCGACGTGGCGGTGGTGATGCTCACTCATGTCAACTACAAAACCGGCTACATGTATGACATGCGGGGCATGACCGCCCTGAGCCATGAGTGCGGTGCGCTGACGATCTGGGACCTGGCGCATTCGGCGGGCGCGGTGCCGCTGGACCTGCATCAGGCCGGCGCCGATTACGCGATTGGCTGTACCTACAAATACCTCAACGGCGGCCCCGGCTCCCAGGCATTCGTGTGGGTCAACCCGGCGCTGGTGGACCTGGTGCGCCAGCCGTTGTCGGGCTGGTTCGGGCATACGCGGCAGTTCGCCATGGAATCCAGCTATGCGCCGAGCGCCGGCATCGCTCGCTACCTGTGCGGCACCCAGCCGATCACTTCGTTGGCGATGGTGGAATGCGGTCTGGAGATTTTTGAACAGACCGACATGGCCAGCCTGCGCCGCAAATCCCTCGCGTTGACCGACCTGTTTATTGCCTTGGTGCAGACCCGCTGCGCCGCCCATGGCCTGCAACTGATTACCCCGCGTGAACACGCCAAGCGCGGCAGTCATGTGAGCTTCGAGCATCCTGAAGGCTATGCGGTGATCCAAGCGCTGATCGCCCGTGGCGTGATCGGCGACTACCGCGAACCGCGCATCATGCGCTTTGGGTTTACGCCGCTGTACACGAGCTTTACCGAGGTGTGGGATGCGGTGGAAATCCTTGGTGAGATTCTAGATAACAACACCTGGGACCAACCCCAATTCAAGGTCCGCCACAGCGTTACCTGA